One stretch of Ptiloglossa arizonensis isolate GNS036 chromosome 7, iyPtiAriz1_principal, whole genome shotgun sequence DNA includes these proteins:
- the LOC143149346 gene encoding uncharacterized protein LOC143149346 isoform X1, which yields MKPQKKAMVARKATKMPTITKKRRSFLEKAISDVRKEKKPKKLEMLDDAKRKIESDKKKSEKGEERKKVEEKKKNEEKRKEKFEKLDEKKKHIKDHERKWEKVEEKKLDKTDEKITDECTYDITEKKKVQKIEDKTKSEKQFIENKKKVEKMEDKKKSGKLDDENLDDQTHLSNVTEENDLDEEKLDIVCCIDKKKYKDEKKKDVKFLKPDIKENIKIPVIKDKKSERKKLLKKGTINSKSSLTRTKKNSKTASIQKKGISRKTVLAKKSHLSVVKKLVDKNIKQNKLIRDEETQISDEDEALKKVKKKNVNISKNKVMQEKKPKLRKHMKAKLPSKNNKISSTLKKDDKLKTLVEKVIPKKKMDSKETEKSLNEHKRITSKDEVNVETETNNVKSEVEEDKDVDKNGKEESLLSKLQDIKKSVKSSSKIGKRIIKKKTVKVQMESTNQIFSSSEEMSSVESGKQIKICEDSPNDSVSSKQEHVDSENTVDTNLKDEVINGDNSSGNALSSNSENESDDETKKNKQKEIKKKERASSPSDERVRRMRLFGFWSGPKRHRVASLNALAKVHCLYENETGGVYLGGFCKPKPEKEKQKKAKEDKEEHVRKEKEKKIENKGEESIPKRKLRNVPGLRGKHWDMIESSSSSSSSDDDCEREKNMEYNKKKIIKRRKKNEEVMDLKDMVVCKRMASLNATAILAASYSDEKNRCGSSDSSSESEVEIIKKRKQNDSDVEKRKSRKDSEQDEVLKPSNKLLIVNQDTDVTITGVYVNQTRSTHHEGFCSIAGMQYRISSTSHTQTAATAVATELHDQQKLEQPCKSYTPLGALSSMQPPGSQSNHPNMSPRRHSAFSAPHQHGYYQPAGPLIQHPPTLPPIKGPPPEPTPTPPQNSEGSDDLVATSTTSGGTSSTGGGFYRAYCPQYYGTPPQYPDLCYPPAYSHPHAHPPPYYKYAPTYRRYVFRQYYGYQESSGGGGPGSGATAGGPAVVDYQPPPPPPGEYPLPPYYGGYPPPPPPPPPPPNPAYLHSQGRPFVDHAAFQSCPCPMQSCSKNVDTGPLIGNGKGAPVVSGPGLSLPPSALVGPPSPARGLAGLAPPHGANAWDTDRVQLNTHRNLNQNQPSGPPSHNLVGGHNRPQNSDCKDKDEKDSTDGKLQKCGCQKRACTSTCEVKMETLSPTEKLTVATCPGNKFHSFKLENNNVKCESCSVEMADNLSCVANCNVKCESDYKCDIMKCEQCMKEGQMAILEIDKDSGILLDDKLDVDPDVKEELNDVVVIDNENWKKPDYEPTVQETIEETVEKESVERLEVEGEHPKCQKVSKRKLSLDSLSDCRKKRKVSKRTLSVGSSQDLNNSDCSTKLSIPILSLIKNIDNNNDTCISKKKQPRKDNQNQKRKVENSSSCENVMKKPKTSKQSTSNNIPNCFKHAASDNSIMETINNVIQQSLQMTQKKDRKNKNVEKPEKSEKAKKEANLLSAVKKITKKVDLVKELSSEKLSKITTKSSQARSKADTRTKLRAHDKNRYKAKGKSKVHETKVKDNGKKHDSTTKVKAKDVSQITKKPALIKKKRKSTKKVYVKKSASKVEECTVGSENLSLTRKTFLKPKWSNGWSWEGDPFETKVYLTNEESAIRRCYASMKHESGDVLRPRDCVLLKSGPRKADLPFVAKIAALWENPDDGEMMFSLLWYYRPEHTEQGRTQCDTEDEVFASRHRDANSVACIEDKCYILTFNEYCRYRKNLRRIEEGLESPGLIVPPGDQIYPRENRQPPIPVSSDMVLFCRRVYDYRGKKLVKNPG from the exons ATGAAGCCACAGAAAAAGGCAATGGTTGCTCGGAAGGCAACCAAAATGCCAACAATTACTAAAAAACGTCGTTCATTCTTAGAGAAAGCTATATCTGATGTGAGGAAAGAGAAGAAACCTAAGAAGCTTGAGATGTTAGACGATGCAAAAAGGAAGATAgaaagtgataaaaaaaaatcagaaaaaggggaagaaagaaaaaaggtagaagaaaagaaaaaaaatgaagaaaaacggaaagaaaaatttgagaagctggatgaaaagaagaaacatataAAAGATCATGAACGAAAGTGGGAGAAagtggaagaaaagaaattagatAAAACGGATGAAAAAATCACTGATGAGTGTACTTATGATAttacagaaaaaaagaaagtacaaaAAATAGAAGATAAAACGAAGTCTGAAAAGCAATTTatagaaaacaagaaaaaagttgaaaaaatggaagataaaaagaaaagtgGGAAACTTGATGATGAGAATTTAGATGATCAAACGCATCTCTCAAATGTTACAGAAGAGAATGATTTAGATGAAGAAAAGTTAGATATTGTTTGTTGCATTGATAAGAAGAAATACAAAGACGAAAAGAAGAAGGATGTAAAATTTCTGAAGCCAGACATCAAAGAAAACATCAAGATTCCTGTGATAAAAGACAAAAAATCAGAACGTAAAAAGCTTCTTAAAAAAGGTACAATAAATAGTAAAAGTTCTTTAACACGAACTAAGAAAAATTCTAAGACAGCATCAATACAAAAGAAAGGTATTTCTAGGAAAACTGTTTTAGCAAAAAAATCACATTTATCAGTAGTTAAGAAACTGGTGGACAAAAATATTAAGCAAAACAAGTTGATAAGAGATGAGGAAACACAAATAAGTGATGAAGATGAAGCattgaaaaaagtaaaaaagaaaaatgttaatatttctaaaaataaagttATGCAAGAGAAAAAACCAAAGTTAAGGAAGCATATGAAGGCTAAGTTGccttcgaaaaataataaaataagcaGTACATTAAAAAAAGATGATAAACTTAAAACACTGGTAGAGAAGGTTATACCTAAAAAGAAAATGGATTCAAAAGAGACAGAAAAATCATTGAACGAACATAAAAGGATTACAAGTAAAGATGAAGTAAATGTGGAAACAGAAACAAATAATGTAAAAAGTGAGGTAGAGGAAGATAAAGATGTTGATAAAAATGGCAAAGAAGAATCATTATTATCGAAATTACAGGATATTAAAAAATCTGTTAAAAGTAGTTCAAAAATTgggaaaagaataataaaaaagaagaccGTAAAAGTACAAATGGAGAGCACCaatcaaatattttcttcttctgaAGAAATGTCTTCTGTAGAATCTGGTAAACagatcaaaatttgcgaagataGTCCAAATGACAGTGTTTCTTCTAAACAAGAACATGTTGATAGTGAAAATACAGTTGACACAAATTTGAAAGATGAAGTAATTAATGGTGACAACTCAAGTGGTAATGCTTTATCGTCAAATTCAGAAAATGAAAGTGAtgatgaaacaaagaaaaataaacaaaaggaaattaagaaaaaagagagagccAGTTCACCATCTGATGAACGTGTTCGACGAATGAGATTATTTGGTTTTTGGAGTGGGCCAAAACGACACAGGGTGGCTTCCTTAAATGCATTGGCTAAGGTTCATTGCTTATATGAAAATGAAACTGGTGGTGTGTATCTTGGTGGTTTTTGTAAACCAAAACccgaaaaggagaaacagaaGAAAGCTAAAGAAGATAAAGAAGAACATGTtcgaaaggaaaaggaaaagaaaatcgaaaataaagGAGAGGAAAGTATTCCAAAACGAAAACTTAGAAATGTGCCAGGGTTACGTGGAAAGCATTGGGATATGATAGAAAGTTCTtcatcttcgtcttcttctgatGATGATTGTGAACGTGAGAAAAATATGGAATataataagaagaaaataattaaacgaaggaagaaaaatgaAGAAGTAATGGATTTaaaagatatggtagtttgcaaaAGAATGGCAAGTCTCAATGCAACTGCAATTCTGGCTGCTTCTTACTCAGATGAAAAAAATCGTTGTGGCAGTTCTGACTCATCTAGTGAATCAGAGGTGGAGATTAttaagaaacgaaaacaaaatgaTTCTGATGTTGAgaaacgaaaatcgagaaaagacTCAGAACAGGATGAAGTTCTAAAACCGTCTAATAAACTTCTGATTGTGAATCAAGATACAGATGTTACTATTACTG GTGTTTATGTTAATCAAACTCGATCAACTCATCATGAAGGGTTTTGTAGCATTGCTGGTATGCAGTACAGAATAAGTTCAACCAGTCATACCCAGACTGCAGCTACTGCAGTTGCTACTGAACTTCATGATCAG cAAAAGTTGGAACAGCCTTGCAAATCATATACACCATTAGGTGCATTATCATCAATGCAACCACCAGGTAGCCAAAGTAATCATCCTAACATGTCACCTCGAAGACATTCTGCATTCTCAGCCCCGCATCAACATG GGTATTATCAGCCGGCTGGACCACTGATACAGCACCCACCAACCTTACCACCCATTAAAGGGCCTCCACCAGAACCAACTCCGACACCCCCTCAAAATTCTGAAGGCTCAGATGATTTAGTTGCAACTTCAACAACTTCTGGAGGAACTAGTAGTACAG GAGGTGGATTCTATAGGGCATATTGTCCTCAATATTATGGTACACCGCCGCAGTATCCGGACTTGTGTTATCCACCAGCGTATTCTCATCCGCATGCTCATCCACCGCCTTACTACAAATATGCACCAACATACAGaag GTATGTTTTCAGGCAGTATTATGGATATCAGGAATCTAGTGGAGGTGGTGGTCCTGGTAGTGGTGCCACTGCAGGTGGTCCAGCAGTTGTTGATTACCAACCACCTCCGCCACCACCTGGTGAATATCCTTTGCCACCTTATTATGGTGGatatcctccacctcctccaccacccCCACCTCCACCTAATCCTGCATACTTGCATTCTCAAGGAAGACCTTTTGTAGATC ATGCAGCCTTCCAGAGTTGCCCATGCCCGATGCAATCTTGTTCAAAAAACGTGGATACTGGGCCCCTTATTGGTAATGGTAAGGGAGCGCCAGTGGTATCGGGGCCCGGTCTGTCATTGCCGCCCAGTGCTTTGGTAGGTCCGCCCTCGCCGGCGAGGGGGCTAGCCGGGCTAGCGCCGCCTCACGGTGCCAATGCCTGGGATACGGATCGCGTCCAACTTAACACTCATCGCAACCTGAATCAGAACCAACCTTCAGGCCCTCCGTCTCATAATCTAGTCGGTGGACATAACCGCCCTCAAAATTCGGATTGCAAGGATAAG GATGAAAAAGATTCTACCGATGGTAAGTTACAAAAGTGTGGGTGTCAGAAACGTGCCTGTACGTCAACCTGTGAAGTTAAAATGGAAACTCTTTCACCTACTGAAAAGCTAACTGTTGCAACATGTCCGGGTAACAAGTTTCACAGTTTTAAGctggaaaataataatgtaaagtgCGAGTCTTGCAGTGTGGAAATGGCTGATAATTTATCCTGTGTTGCAAATTGTAATGTTAAGTGTGAATCGGATTACAAGTGTGACATAATGAAATGTGAACAATGCATGAAAGAGGGTCAAATGGCCATTTTAGAAATTGATAAGGATTCTGGTATATTACTCGATGATAAATTGGATGTGGATCCTGATGTTAAAGAAGAGTTGAACGATGTTGTTGTGATTGACaatgaaaattggaaaaagcCGGATTACGAGCCAACAGTACAAGAAACTATTGAAGAGACTGTAGAAAAAGAAAGTGTAGAAAGATTAGAAGTAGAAGGGGAACATCCTAAATGTCAAAAAGTATCAAAAAGGAAATTGTCTTTAGATAGCTTGTCTGATtgtagaaagaagagaaaagtgaGTAAAAGGACTCTTTCTGTTGGCTCTTCACAAGATTTGAATAATAGTGATTGTTCGACAAAACTTTCTATACCAATTTTATCtcttattaaaaatatcgataataacAATGACACGTGTATTTCAAAGAAAAAACAACCTAGGAAGGATAATCAGAATCAAAAACGTAAAGTAGAAAATTCAAGTTCTTGCGAAAATGTAATGAAAAAACCGAAAACTTCTAAGCAAAGTACAAGCAACAATATTCCAAACTGTTTTAAACATGCTGCCAGTGATAATTCTATTATGGAAACTATTAATAACGTTATACAACAAAGTTtacagatgacacagaaaaaaGATCGTAAGaataaaaatgtagaaaaaccAGAAAAGTCAGAAAAGGCAAAGAAGGaagcaaatttgttgtctgcagtAAAAAAGATAACTAAAAAAGTTGATTTAGTCAAAGAATTATCATcggagaaactgtcaaaaataACCACAAAGAGTAGCCAGGCCAGAAGTAAAGCAGACACACGAACAAAATTAAGGGCACACGATAAAAATAGATATAAAGCAAAAGGTAAATCCAAAGTGCACGAGACAAAAGTAAAAGATAATGGTAAAAAACATGATAGTACAACAAAAGTGAAAGCAAAGGACGTTAGTCAGATCACTAAGAAACCAGCtttgattaaaaagaaaagaaaaagtacgAAAAAAGTGTATGTAAAGAAATCTGCCTCCAAAGTTGAGGAGTGTACAGTAGGAAGCGAGAATTTATCATTGACtagaaaaacatttttaaaacccAAGTGGAGTAACGGATGGAGTTGGGAAGGCGATCCATTTGAAACCAAAGTTTATTTAACG AACGAAGAATCGGCTATACGCCGATGTTACGCGAGTATGAAACATGAAAGTGGTGATGTTTTAAGACCTCGCGATTGCGTTTTATTAAAGAGTGGTCCACGAAAAGCTGATTTGCCATTCGTAGCAAAAATTGCCGCATTATGGGAAAATCCAGATGATG gtgAAATGATGTTTTCCTTGTTGTGGTACTATAGACCAGAACATACCGAGCAAGGAAGAACTCAGTGTGACACCGAAGACGAAGTGTTCGCTTCACGGCATCGAGATGCAAACAGTGTTGCTTGTATAGAAGATAAATGTTATATTTTGACATTTAATGAATACTGTCG gtatcgtaaaaatttacggagaatcgaagagggaTTAGAGAGTCCCGGTTTAATAGTTCCACCGGGAGATCAAATATATCCACGAGAAAATCGGCAGCCTCCGATACCAGTGTCCTCGGATATGGTTTTGTTTTGTCGACGCGTTTACGATTATCGTGGTAAAAAACTTGTTAAGAATCCTGGATGA
- the LOC143149346 gene encoding uncharacterized protein LOC143149346 isoform X2, whose translation MKPQKKAMVARKATKMPTITKKRRSFLEKAISDVRKEKKPKKLEMLDDAKRKIESDKKKSEKGEERKKVEEKKKNEEKRKEKFEKLDEKKKHIKDHERKWEKVEEKKLDKTDEKITDECTYDITEKKKVQKIEDKTKSEKQFIENKKKVEKMEDKKKSGKLDDENLDDQTHLSNVTEENDLDEEKLDIVCCIDKKKYKDEKKKDVKFLKPDIKENIKIPVIKDKKSERKKLLKKGTINSKSSLTRTKKNSKTASIQKKGISRKTVLAKKSHLSVVKKLVDKNIKQNKLIRDEETQISDEDEALKKVKKKNVNISKNKVMQEKKPKLRKHMKAKLPSKNNKISSTLKKDDKLKTLVEKVIPKKKMDSKETEKSLNEHKRITSKDEVNVETETNNVKSEVEEDKDVDKNGKEESLLSKLQDIKKSVKSSSKIGKRIIKKKTVKVQMESTNQIFSSSEEMSSVESGKQIKICEDSPNDSVSSKQEHVDSENTVDTNLKDEVINGDNSSGNALSSNSENESDDETKKNKQKEIKKKERASSPSDERVRRMRLFGFWSGPKRHRVASLNALAKVHCLYENETGGVYLGGFCKPKPEKEKQKKAKEDKEEHVRKEKEKKIENKGEESIPKRKLRNVPGLRGKHWDMIESSSSSSSSDDDCEREKNMEYNKKKIIKRRKKNEEVMDLKDMVVCKRMASLNATAILAASYSDEKNRCGSSDSSSESEVEIIKKRKQNDSDVEKRKSRKDSEQDEVLKPSNKLLIVNQDTDVTITGVYVNQTRSTHHEGFCSIAGMQYRISSTSHTQTAATAVATELHDQQKLEQPCKSYTPLGALSSMQPPGSQSNHPNMSPRRHSAFSAPHQHGYYQPAGPLIQHPPTLPPIKGPPPEPTPTPPQNSEGSDDLVATSTTSGGTSSTGGGFYRAYCPQYYGTPPQYPDLCYPPAYSHPHAHPPPYYKYAPTYRRQYYGYQESSGGGGPGSGATAGGPAVVDYQPPPPPPGEYPLPPYYGGYPPPPPPPPPPPNPAYLHSQGRPFVDHAAFQSCPCPMQSCSKNVDTGPLIGNGKGAPVVSGPGLSLPPSALVGPPSPARGLAGLAPPHGANAWDTDRVQLNTHRNLNQNQPSGPPSHNLVGGHNRPQNSDCKDKDEKDSTDGKLQKCGCQKRACTSTCEVKMETLSPTEKLTVATCPGNKFHSFKLENNNVKCESCSVEMADNLSCVANCNVKCESDYKCDIMKCEQCMKEGQMAILEIDKDSGILLDDKLDVDPDVKEELNDVVVIDNENWKKPDYEPTVQETIEETVEKESVERLEVEGEHPKCQKVSKRKLSLDSLSDCRKKRKVSKRTLSVGSSQDLNNSDCSTKLSIPILSLIKNIDNNNDTCISKKKQPRKDNQNQKRKVENSSSCENVMKKPKTSKQSTSNNIPNCFKHAASDNSIMETINNVIQQSLQMTQKKDRKNKNVEKPEKSEKAKKEANLLSAVKKITKKVDLVKELSSEKLSKITTKSSQARSKADTRTKLRAHDKNRYKAKGKSKVHETKVKDNGKKHDSTTKVKAKDVSQITKKPALIKKKRKSTKKVYVKKSASKVEECTVGSENLSLTRKTFLKPKWSNGWSWEGDPFETKVYLTNEESAIRRCYASMKHESGDVLRPRDCVLLKSGPRKADLPFVAKIAALWENPDDGEMMFSLLWYYRPEHTEQGRTQCDTEDEVFASRHRDANSVACIEDKCYILTFNEYCRYRKNLRRIEEGLESPGLIVPPGDQIYPRENRQPPIPVSSDMVLFCRRVYDYRGKKLVKNPG comes from the exons ATGAAGCCACAGAAAAAGGCAATGGTTGCTCGGAAGGCAACCAAAATGCCAACAATTACTAAAAAACGTCGTTCATTCTTAGAGAAAGCTATATCTGATGTGAGGAAAGAGAAGAAACCTAAGAAGCTTGAGATGTTAGACGATGCAAAAAGGAAGATAgaaagtgataaaaaaaaatcagaaaaaggggaagaaagaaaaaaggtagaagaaaagaaaaaaaatgaagaaaaacggaaagaaaaatttgagaagctggatgaaaagaagaaacatataAAAGATCATGAACGAAAGTGGGAGAAagtggaagaaaagaaattagatAAAACGGATGAAAAAATCACTGATGAGTGTACTTATGATAttacagaaaaaaagaaagtacaaaAAATAGAAGATAAAACGAAGTCTGAAAAGCAATTTatagaaaacaagaaaaaagttgaaaaaatggaagataaaaagaaaagtgGGAAACTTGATGATGAGAATTTAGATGATCAAACGCATCTCTCAAATGTTACAGAAGAGAATGATTTAGATGAAGAAAAGTTAGATATTGTTTGTTGCATTGATAAGAAGAAATACAAAGACGAAAAGAAGAAGGATGTAAAATTTCTGAAGCCAGACATCAAAGAAAACATCAAGATTCCTGTGATAAAAGACAAAAAATCAGAACGTAAAAAGCTTCTTAAAAAAGGTACAATAAATAGTAAAAGTTCTTTAACACGAACTAAGAAAAATTCTAAGACAGCATCAATACAAAAGAAAGGTATTTCTAGGAAAACTGTTTTAGCAAAAAAATCACATTTATCAGTAGTTAAGAAACTGGTGGACAAAAATATTAAGCAAAACAAGTTGATAAGAGATGAGGAAACACAAATAAGTGATGAAGATGAAGCattgaaaaaagtaaaaaagaaaaatgttaatatttctaaaaataaagttATGCAAGAGAAAAAACCAAAGTTAAGGAAGCATATGAAGGCTAAGTTGccttcgaaaaataataaaataagcaGTACATTAAAAAAAGATGATAAACTTAAAACACTGGTAGAGAAGGTTATACCTAAAAAGAAAATGGATTCAAAAGAGACAGAAAAATCATTGAACGAACATAAAAGGATTACAAGTAAAGATGAAGTAAATGTGGAAACAGAAACAAATAATGTAAAAAGTGAGGTAGAGGAAGATAAAGATGTTGATAAAAATGGCAAAGAAGAATCATTATTATCGAAATTACAGGATATTAAAAAATCTGTTAAAAGTAGTTCAAAAATTgggaaaagaataataaaaaagaagaccGTAAAAGTACAAATGGAGAGCACCaatcaaatattttcttcttctgaAGAAATGTCTTCTGTAGAATCTGGTAAACagatcaaaatttgcgaagataGTCCAAATGACAGTGTTTCTTCTAAACAAGAACATGTTGATAGTGAAAATACAGTTGACACAAATTTGAAAGATGAAGTAATTAATGGTGACAACTCAAGTGGTAATGCTTTATCGTCAAATTCAGAAAATGAAAGTGAtgatgaaacaaagaaaaataaacaaaaggaaattaagaaaaaagagagagccAGTTCACCATCTGATGAACGTGTTCGACGAATGAGATTATTTGGTTTTTGGAGTGGGCCAAAACGACACAGGGTGGCTTCCTTAAATGCATTGGCTAAGGTTCATTGCTTATATGAAAATGAAACTGGTGGTGTGTATCTTGGTGGTTTTTGTAAACCAAAACccgaaaaggagaaacagaaGAAAGCTAAAGAAGATAAAGAAGAACATGTtcgaaaggaaaaggaaaagaaaatcgaaaataaagGAGAGGAAAGTATTCCAAAACGAAAACTTAGAAATGTGCCAGGGTTACGTGGAAAGCATTGGGATATGATAGAAAGTTCTtcatcttcgtcttcttctgatGATGATTGTGAACGTGAGAAAAATATGGAATataataagaagaaaataattaaacgaaggaagaaaaatgaAGAAGTAATGGATTTaaaagatatggtagtttgcaaaAGAATGGCAAGTCTCAATGCAACTGCAATTCTGGCTGCTTCTTACTCAGATGAAAAAAATCGTTGTGGCAGTTCTGACTCATCTAGTGAATCAGAGGTGGAGATTAttaagaaacgaaaacaaaatgaTTCTGATGTTGAgaaacgaaaatcgagaaaagacTCAGAACAGGATGAAGTTCTAAAACCGTCTAATAAACTTCTGATTGTGAATCAAGATACAGATGTTACTATTACTG GTGTTTATGTTAATCAAACTCGATCAACTCATCATGAAGGGTTTTGTAGCATTGCTGGTATGCAGTACAGAATAAGTTCAACCAGTCATACCCAGACTGCAGCTACTGCAGTTGCTACTGAACTTCATGATCAG cAAAAGTTGGAACAGCCTTGCAAATCATATACACCATTAGGTGCATTATCATCAATGCAACCACCAGGTAGCCAAAGTAATCATCCTAACATGTCACCTCGAAGACATTCTGCATTCTCAGCCCCGCATCAACATG GGTATTATCAGCCGGCTGGACCACTGATACAGCACCCACCAACCTTACCACCCATTAAAGGGCCTCCACCAGAACCAACTCCGACACCCCCTCAAAATTCTGAAGGCTCAGATGATTTAGTTGCAACTTCAACAACTTCTGGAGGAACTAGTAGTACAG GAGGTGGATTCTATAGGGCATATTGTCCTCAATATTATGGTACACCGCCGCAGTATCCGGACTTGTGTTATCCACCAGCGTATTCTCATCCGCATGCTCATCCACCGCCTTACTACAAATATGCACCAACATACAGaag GCAGTATTATGGATATCAGGAATCTAGTGGAGGTGGTGGTCCTGGTAGTGGTGCCACTGCAGGTGGTCCAGCAGTTGTTGATTACCAACCACCTCCGCCACCACCTGGTGAATATCCTTTGCCACCTTATTATGGTGGatatcctccacctcctccaccacccCCACCTCCACCTAATCCTGCATACTTGCATTCTCAAGGAAGACCTTTTGTAGATC ATGCAGCCTTCCAGAGTTGCCCATGCCCGATGCAATCTTGTTCAAAAAACGTGGATACTGGGCCCCTTATTGGTAATGGTAAGGGAGCGCCAGTGGTATCGGGGCCCGGTCTGTCATTGCCGCCCAGTGCTTTGGTAGGTCCGCCCTCGCCGGCGAGGGGGCTAGCCGGGCTAGCGCCGCCTCACGGTGCCAATGCCTGGGATACGGATCGCGTCCAACTTAACACTCATCGCAACCTGAATCAGAACCAACCTTCAGGCCCTCCGTCTCATAATCTAGTCGGTGGACATAACCGCCCTCAAAATTCGGATTGCAAGGATAAG GATGAAAAAGATTCTACCGATGGTAAGTTACAAAAGTGTGGGTGTCAGAAACGTGCCTGTACGTCAACCTGTGAAGTTAAAATGGAAACTCTTTCACCTACTGAAAAGCTAACTGTTGCAACATGTCCGGGTAACAAGTTTCACAGTTTTAAGctggaaaataataatgtaaagtgCGAGTCTTGCAGTGTGGAAATGGCTGATAATTTATCCTGTGTTGCAAATTGTAATGTTAAGTGTGAATCGGATTACAAGTGTGACATAATGAAATGTGAACAATGCATGAAAGAGGGTCAAATGGCCATTTTAGAAATTGATAAGGATTCTGGTATATTACTCGATGATAAATTGGATGTGGATCCTGATGTTAAAGAAGAGTTGAACGATGTTGTTGTGATTGACaatgaaaattggaaaaagcCGGATTACGAGCCAACAGTACAAGAAACTATTGAAGAGACTGTAGAAAAAGAAAGTGTAGAAAGATTAGAAGTAGAAGGGGAACATCCTAAATGTCAAAAAGTATCAAAAAGGAAATTGTCTTTAGATAGCTTGTCTGATtgtagaaagaagagaaaagtgaGTAAAAGGACTCTTTCTGTTGGCTCTTCACAAGATTTGAATAATAGTGATTGTTCGACAAAACTTTCTATACCAATTTTATCtcttattaaaaatatcgataataacAATGACACGTGTATTTCAAAGAAAAAACAACCTAGGAAGGATAATCAGAATCAAAAACGTAAAGTAGAAAATTCAAGTTCTTGCGAAAATGTAATGAAAAAACCGAAAACTTCTAAGCAAAGTACAAGCAACAATATTCCAAACTGTTTTAAACATGCTGCCAGTGATAATTCTATTATGGAAACTATTAATAACGTTATACAACAAAGTTtacagatgacacagaaaaaaGATCGTAAGaataaaaatgtagaaaaaccAGAAAAGTCAGAAAAGGCAAAGAAGGaagcaaatttgttgtctgcagtAAAAAAGATAACTAAAAAAGTTGATTTAGTCAAAGAATTATCATcggagaaactgtcaaaaataACCACAAAGAGTAGCCAGGCCAGAAGTAAAGCAGACACACGAACAAAATTAAGGGCACACGATAAAAATAGATATAAAGCAAAAGGTAAATCCAAAGTGCACGAGACAAAAGTAAAAGATAATGGTAAAAAACATGATAGTACAACAAAAGTGAAAGCAAAGGACGTTAGTCAGATCACTAAGAAACCAGCtttgattaaaaagaaaagaaaaagtacgAAAAAAGTGTATGTAAAGAAATCTGCCTCCAAAGTTGAGGAGTGTACAGTAGGAAGCGAGAATTTATCATTGACtagaaaaacatttttaaaacccAAGTGGAGTAACGGATGGAGTTGGGAAGGCGATCCATTTGAAACCAAAGTTTATTTAACG AACGAAGAATCGGCTATACGCCGATGTTACGCGAGTATGAAACATGAAAGTGGTGATGTTTTAAGACCTCGCGATTGCGTTTTATTAAAGAGTGGTCCACGAAAAGCTGATTTGCCATTCGTAGCAAAAATTGCCGCATTATGGGAAAATCCAGATGATG gtgAAATGATGTTTTCCTTGTTGTGGTACTATAGACCAGAACATACCGAGCAAGGAAGAACTCAGTGTGACACCGAAGACGAAGTGTTCGCTTCACGGCATCGAGATGCAAACAGTGTTGCTTGTATAGAAGATAAATGTTATATTTTGACATTTAATGAATACTGTCG gtatcgtaaaaatttacggagaatcgaagagggaTTAGAGAGTCCCGGTTTAATAGTTCCACCGGGAGATCAAATATATCCACGAGAAAATCGGCAGCCTCCGATACCAGTGTCCTCGGATATGGTTTTGTTTTGTCGACGCGTTTACGATTATCGTGGTAAAAAACTTGTTAAGAATCCTGGATGA